Below is a genomic region from Delftia tsuruhatensis.
ACGACGCCAGCCGCGTCATCCGCGCTCCGCGCGGCAGCCAGCTGCATTGCAAGAACTGGCTGGCCGAGGCCGCCTACCGCATGCTCCAGAACAACCTGGACCCCGACGTGGCCGAGAACCCCCAGGCCCTGGTGGTCTACGGCGGCATCGGCCGCGCGGCGCGCAACTGGGAGTGCTATGACCAGATCCTCGAATCGCTCAAGGCGCTGGAAGCCGACGAGTCCCTGCTGATCCAGTCCGGCAAGCCCGTGGGCGTGTTCAAGACGCACGAGAACGCGCCGCGCGTGCTGCTGGCCAACTCCAACCTCGTGCCCCAGTGGGCCAACTGGGAGCACTTCAACGAACTCGACCGCAAGGGCCTGTTCATGTACGGCCAGATGACGGCCGGCAGCTGGATCTACATCGGCAGCCAGGGCATCGTGCAGGGCACCTTCGAGACCTTCGTCGAGGCCGGCCGCCAGCACTACGGCAACGACCTGTCGGGCAAGTGGATCCTCACGGCCGGGCTGGGCGGCATGGGCGGCGCCCAGCCGCTGGCGGCCACGCTGGCCGGTGCCTGCTCGCTGAACATCGAATGCAAGCAGACCAGCATCGACTTTCGCCTGCGCACGCGCTACGTGGACAAGCAGGCCCGGGACATCGACGACGCGCTGGCGCTGATCCAGCAGCACACGGCCAGGGGCGAAGCCGTCTCCATCGCCCTGCTGGGCAATGCGGCCGAAATCCTGCCCGAGCTGGTGCGCCGCGCCAAGGCCGGCGGCCCCCGGCCCGACATCGTGACCGACCAGACCTCGGCCCATGACCTCATCAATGGCTACCTGCCCGTGGGCTGGAGCGTGGAGCAATGGAATGCCGCTGCCGCCGACCCGGCCCAGCACGAACGCCTGCGCAAGGCCGCGGCCCAGGGCTGCGCCCGGCATGTGCAGGCCATGCTGGACTTCCAGGCCATGGGCGTTCCCACCGTGGACTACGGCAACAACATCCGCCAGGTGGCCTTCGACGAGGGCGTGAAGAACGCCTTCGACTTCCCCGGCTTCGTGCCCGCCTACATCCGTCCGCTGTTCTGCGAAGGCAAGGGGCCGTTCCGCTGGGTGGCCCTGTCGGGCGATCCCGAGGACATCTACAAGACCGACGCCAAGATCAAGGAGCTGTTCCCCGACAACAAGCACACCCACCGCTGGCTGGACATGGCGCGCGAGCGCATCAGCTTCCAGGGCCTGCCCGCGCGCATCTGCTGGCTGGGACTGGGCGAGCGCCACAAGGCGGCCCTGGCCTTCAACGAGATGGTGAAGAACGGCGAGCTCAAGGCCCCCATCGTGATCGGCCGCGACCACCTGGACTGCGGCTCCGTGGCCAGCCCCAACCGCGAGACCGAGTCCATGAAGGACGGCACGGACGCCGTCTCCGACTGGCCGCTGCTCAACGCCCTGCTCAACACCGCGGGCGGCGCCACCTGGGTCAGCCTGCACCATGGCGGCGGCGTGGGCATGGGCTACTCCCAGCACGCGGGCGTGGTCATCGTGGCCGATGGCACGGACGAGGCCGCCGCACGCCTGGGCCGCGTGCTCTGGAACGACCCGGCCACGGGCGTGATGCGCCATGCCGATGCGGGCTACGAGCAGGCGGTTGCCGCGGCGAAGCGCCATGGGCTCCATCTGCCGATGGTCAAGTAATCCACCGGCAGGGCCCTGGTCCATGCACCGCTTCGACCTGAACCAAATCGCCGCCAGCCCCTGGAAGAACGGCGGCGGCAGCACGCGCGAGATCGCCTGCTGGCCGCCGGGCGCCGGCATGGATGCCTTCGCATGGCGCATCAGCGTGGCCACCATCGCCAGGGACGGCCCGTTCTCGGCCTTCGCGGGCATTGACCGCCAGATCATGCTGCTCGACGGCGATGGCGTGCACCTGAAGGGCGACGGCGTGGACCACCGGCTGGAGCAGCGCTGGCAGCCCTTTGCCTTCTCTGGCGACACGGCGCTCGCCTGCACCCTGCTGGGGGGCATCTCGACCGACTTCAACGTGATGGCGCGGCGCGGGCAATGGCATGCGCGGATTGCCGTGGTGGATGAAGCCACCACGGCCGGCGACTGCGATGCAGGCCTGTGCATGGTGCTGCAGGGCCGCTGGCTGGCCGATGGCGCCTTGCTCGCGCCCGGCCAGGGCCTGTGGTGGAGCGCGCGGCAAGCGGCGCCGCTGCCCCTGGTGCCGCAGGGCGGTGATGCCCGCCTGGTGCGGGTGCAGCAGCAGATGGCCTGAGCAACGACAAGAGATCCAAGGAAGCTTCCCCATGTCCGTACACCACGCCTTCGACAACGCTCCCTCGGCCGATGGCTGCTGGCACAACCTGCGCCTGGCACCGGACCTGTTCGCATCCGACCACGGGGTGGGCGAGGACACGCCGGCCTGCATCGTCGTGCGCGATGGCCGCATCGACTGGGTGGGCCCCCGGCAGGCGCTGCCGGCCCTGCATGCGGGCCTGCCGCGCCACGATGGCCGGGGCATGCTGGCCACACCGGGCCTGGTCGACTGCCACACCCACCTGGTCTATGGCGGCCAGCGTGCGGGCGAGTTCGCCATGCGCCTGGCCGGCGCAAGCTACGAGGAGGTGGCGCGCGCCGGCGGCGGCATCGTCTCCAGCGTGCGCGCCACGCGCGAGGCCTCGGAGGACGAGCTGTTCGCCCAGGCCGCGCCGCGCCTTGCGCAGCTGCTGGACGAGGGCGTGTGCGCCATCGAGATCAAGTCCGGCTACGGCCTGGCGCTGGAGCACGAGCGCAAGCAGC
It encodes:
- the hutU gene encoding urocanate hydratase, which codes for MNANDAILNASATDPRYDASRVIRAPRGSQLHCKNWLAEAAYRMLQNNLDPDVAENPQALVVYGGIGRAARNWECYDQILESLKALEADESLLIQSGKPVGVFKTHENAPRVLLANSNLVPQWANWEHFNELDRKGLFMYGQMTAGSWIYIGSQGIVQGTFETFVEAGRQHYGNDLSGKWILTAGLGGMGGAQPLAATLAGACSLNIECKQTSIDFRLRTRYVDKQARDIDDALALIQQHTARGEAVSIALLGNAAEILPELVRRAKAGGPRPDIVTDQTSAHDLINGYLPVGWSVEQWNAAAADPAQHERLRKAAAQGCARHVQAMLDFQAMGVPTVDYGNNIRQVAFDEGVKNAFDFPGFVPAYIRPLFCEGKGPFRWVALSGDPEDIYKTDAKIKELFPDNKHTHRWLDMARERISFQGLPARICWLGLGERHKAALAFNEMVKNGELKAPIVIGRDHLDCGSVASPNRETESMKDGTDAVSDWPLLNALLNTAGGATWVSLHHGGGVGMGYSQHAGVVIVADGTDEAAARLGRVLWNDPATGVMRHADAGYEQAVAAAKRHGLHLPMVK
- a CDS encoding HutD family protein, with amino-acid sequence MHRFDLNQIAASPWKNGGGSTREIACWPPGAGMDAFAWRISVATIARDGPFSAFAGIDRQIMLLDGDGVHLKGDGVDHRLEQRWQPFAFSGDTALACTLLGGISTDFNVMARRGQWHARIAVVDEATTAGDCDAGLCMVLQGRWLADGALLAPGQGLWWSARQAAPLPLVPQGGDARLVRVQQQMA